Proteins encoded within one genomic window of Brassica rapa cultivar Chiifu-401-42 chromosome A09, CAAS_Brap_v3.01, whole genome shotgun sequence:
- the LOC103840286 gene encoding thionin-like protein 2 → MESKRVNIIFITMMVVMVMENFVVQTHAQDTLSFRTCYPGCINGCAIEKQLPKLLLCPFTCLFTCLAPPTSNISSPPSQMIFPKKIDHTDYFCKLGCATHHCTSLSSLGRLNVDKVADCVNSCSDKCSNKN, encoded by the exons atggaaAGCAAAAGAGTGAACATAATATTCATTACAATGATGGTAGTGATGGTAATGGAGAATTTTGTGGTTCAGACACATGCTCAAGACACACTCTCTTTTAGAACTTGTTATCCAGGTTGTATTAATGGTTGTGCCATTGAGAAGCAGTTACCAAAATTATTGTTGTGTCCATTCACTTGTCTCTTTACTTGTCTTGCTCCTCCAACATCAAATATTTCTTCTCCTCCTTCTCAGAtgattttcccaaaaaaaatcGATCATACTGATTATTTTTGCAAACTTGGTTGTGCTACTCATCATTGtacttctctttcttctctcgGAAGGCTga ATGTAGACAAAGTTGCAGACTGTGTGAATTCATGCTCAGACAAATGTTCCAACAAGAACTAA